Below is a genomic region from Macaca thibetana thibetana isolate TM-01 chromosome 1, ASM2454274v1, whole genome shotgun sequence.
TTCTCATTGATAGTTGGTAACATGGAGACACTTAATAGAAAAGAGTTATCAGATAGGCTTTTCTCTAATTTTGATGCTAAAAGAATTCTTAAAGCAACATTGGCTTCCTGAAGTTTTGAAGAGCGTTCACCTCTTCCTTGGTGCTAATGAAACCAGTGTCGTGGCTGCAAAGAGCTTGTAAAGGGTGATGTAGAGTCTGTGATCTCATTTTCAGCTATGAGAGGGAAATAGGAAATTAAGTCTGCCTGAAAGAGAGGTAGAGAACATGGTTCAGAGAAGACGACATCGATAAGACATTAGATAGGACTTCAAGGAGGACAGTGGCACAAATAAGAGTGAAGGGCTTGTAGAGGCCTGGCCTTAGAGGGctggggtgaggaggggagaTGTGCTGCTGAAGAGAGCTGGGGACCTAATTGTAAGAATTTACCCCAGGCCATTCcccacatcctttttttttttagccaaaaTTTTATTGAATCATTTTGACCAATGcccatttttttattatgaactTTCTGGTAAACTGTTAAGGACATTTCTTGAAACTTTTTCCCCAGTTGGTGTTAATGTCCATagcttaaatttattattttaactactACTAAGTGTATAGTTTTGTGGTATTCAGTACATTCATATTCTTGTGCTTATACGCTTCAACTTTTATTCTTAAAAGGAAAGTAAGTAGAATTAGTTGGTTTTAAATCGCCACCAACATGTTTTGAAGGGCTGTAATTTTTAAACTAGGTGTCCCAAAGGTTATATCTATATAATGCTTGGATCCTTTCTATTCATCACCACCACATGGAGTGGACACAGCCTGTTCTTAAACACCTCTAGGGACAGGCAGTCCATTCCATAATGGGTGTATGTCTTCAAATGTTTGAAGATGTTCTCTCCTGCATTTTATCCTTTATCTGTGTTAAAATATACCCATTTCACTTAACTTATGCCCACCAACCATGTGATAGATCAAGAAGCAATTTACTGTCCCTTTCATGTTTTGGAGTTTTTATTTACCTTCAGATTCTTCTATGCGTGTCGTCTGCAGCAAGCACAGTCAGATCTCGCCAGTCTTGGAGAACCCCTTCTCTAGCATATTccctaaatgtttcttttctggcAGCATGCCCATCAACAGCAAGAAGCACATACAGCGAGATTACTACAATACTCTTTTACAGACAGgtagaaatattaaatttatatagcTTTCCCATTGCTTGGATGAATGTTTTCCTGAGACTAATAAGCTTAAGGGTGTTTTGGGAGTTTTGAGACTGATTTATTTGTAACTATATAGTCAGCTTTGGTCTCATCTTGTTTCTCCAGACTGTTGGATATATACTTACCTCTTCTTTGTAATTGGTGAGAAAAGCAGGTTGACATTACTTGAATTCTTTATTGCACTGATACTTTAagacttctggccgggcgcggtggctcaagcctgtaatcccagcactttgggaggccgagatgggtggatcacgaggtcaggagatcgagaccatcctggctaacacggtgaaaccccatctctactaaaaaaaatacaaaaaactagccgggcgaggtggcgggagcctgtagtcccagctactcgggaggctgaggcaggagaatggcgtgaacctgggaggcggagcttgcagtgagctgagatcgggccactgcactccagcctgggcgacagagcaagactccgtctcaaaaaaaaaaaaaaaagacttctgatGCCTTAGTGCGGCATCTTCCAAATTGTACCAAGAATGATAGTTTTGAAAGATGTTAATGGGCGTGTTGTGAAAAAGAGTTCTGTGGTTAAATGAGTTTGGGGAAATGAGAGCAAAGTCATTAACACATTGCACAGGATCTCTCAGTGCCTTAACTACTACACTTAGGGAAATCTGCTTAAAGTGAGGATAATAAGTTGAGTTAGGCAAACTTATTCGAGCATGCAAGACTTTTTCAGGCATATGTAATTAACATCCCAAGGATAACACTGCCTGGCTTAGAGCATTTCTATATTTATGTATAGATAATTATGTCAGTATACTATATGTTTAGATATTTAATAAGGATTGAATGTGCTAGGTATTACTTACATGCTTCCACTGAGTTAATAATATaagtattatataattatttggaTAACATGTTACATCATTGATCTTGAGTAATGTTCTGCTGGGATCTCTTTTGTTTAGTATGCATGGATATTTCCAAGTAATTAGATCTATACTACTTAAACTTCcttaatgctatccttcccctaaatgtatttcttaccCTTAACCAGTATTTTATGAGAATAATTCTTTTCCCTACAGGCGATCCATTTTCTCAGCCTATTAAATTTCCCATAAATGGACTTTCGGATGTAAAAAATACTTTGGAGGACAGTAAAAATTTCCCATCAAGTTCTAAAAAGTCTGAGGAGTGGCCTGACTGGAGTGAGCCTGAGGAGCCTGAAAATCAAACTGTCAACATACAGATTTGGCATAGAGAACCATGTGATGCTGTCAAGTCCCAGTGCACTACCTTGGATATGGAGGAGTCATCTTGGGATGACTGCGAGCCCAGCAATTTAGATACTAAAGTAAACCCAGGAGTTGGAATCACTGCTACAAAATCTGTTACCTCAGGGGAGCAGAAGCCCATTCCTGCTTTGCTTCCACTCACTGAAGAGTCTATGCCTTGGAAATCAAGCCTACCCCAAAAGACTAGTCTTGTACAAAACGGGGATGACCCAGACCAAATCAAGCCGCCAAAAGTGTCATCACAAGAAAGGCCCCTTAAGGTTCCATCAGAACTTGGTTTAGGAGAGGAATTTACCATTCAAGTGAAAAAGAAGCCAGTAAAAGATCCTGAGATGGATTGGTTTGCTGATATGATCCCAGAAATTAAGCCTTCTGCTGCTTTTCTTATATTACCTGAACTGAGGACAGAAATGGTCCCTAAAAAGGATGAAATCTGCCCAATGATGCAGTTTTCCTCAAAATTTGCTGCAGCAGAAATTACTGAGGTGAGTACTTTTTATGGAGTAAACTGTGCTACTAGCTTTAGGATTTCCCTCATAGGTCCTAGTTGCACTATCCCATTTATAACAAGCAACGTGCTATTTTCCCAATCATCAAGTCAAgcacaaaattaacaaaatcagtTTCTGTCATTGGTATCTTTCCTTCCCCAGAAAAATGTAGCAATGCTTAGGCTAAGTGTTTGTTTAATGAGCTATTTTAGGCTAAGTGTTTGTTTAATGAGctattttaacctttttatttgaaaaaagattaaaataaggATATGGTGTCATTCACACTgatttttacttgattttatgttttttgcaAAGCTATTTTCCAGTGCTGTGGTTTTGTAATCCTATTTTTCAACTTTCTGTTAGAGCTCTAAGTTATTTTACTTAGTACAAGGTAGTGTTTCTGGCatcaaaagataaattttaaattcctGCTTTTTCAAATTTGCATATGGATTTGTTTCAGTGGGTTCTTGGTGTGCTTTATTTTGTTGCAGGGAGAGGCTGAAGGCTGGGAAGAAGAAGGGGAGCTGAACTGGGAAGATAATAACTGGTGACAGTAGATGTGAGTTAAACTTTAGgaaaaaggattccctttttttaaaaaaaaaaaatcaatacctCAAAAGCAGGCTTTGGGACAAGAAAACCCCAAAGTGGCCTGCTTTTCCCATCCCAGGAGCTCATTATCCAGTCTGCACCAACAGAAATATGAGACTGACTGCGAGTGCTGGCTAAAAGCCCTGGGGGTGAGGCTCACAGTACTGGTTTCCAGGAGGAAGAGCCTTTGTGCATTTGACTGAGGCCAGTTTCTTTGAAGAGCAAGTAGCTGAGGAGAGGTCAAATTTACTGCTTTTTCCAGGATAATTCTGGaagtaaagaaaatgtaagaattcAAGCTGGTTAGCTTAATTTTGTGCCATTTCTTTAACATAAGAGTAAGCTCTATTAtgaaatacaacttaaaaaaattttagctataaattatataaatgattttaaattgcTGAGGTTTCCTTAGGcagcttatttatttgtttacagttATACTATCTGAGTAAATGGTTCTTTGTGGACCTGGGCAGTTCCTGACTGTTCCACATGTAGTACATTGTACCAAAGTTCTTAATGAGAATATTCCCCACAATCCTGTTCTCTAAATGtcaaataaagattattttcacTA
It encodes:
- the SCYL3 gene encoding protein-associating with the carboxyl-terminal domain of ezrin isoform X3 — protein: METVCKISQATPEFLRSIQSIRDPASIPPEEMSPEFTTLPECHGHARDAFSFGTLVESLLTILNEQVSADVLSSFQQTLHSTLLNPIPNCRPALCTLLSHEFFRNDFLEVVNFLKSLTLKSEEEKTEFFKFLLDRVSCLSEELIASRLVPLLLNQLVFAEPVAVKSFLPHLLGPKKDHAQGETPCLLSPALFQSRVIPVLLQLFEVHEEHVRMVLLSHIEAYVEHFTQEQLKKVILPQVLLGLRDTSDSIVAITLHSLAVLVSLLGPEVVVGGERTKIFKRTAPSFTKNIDLSLEDSSMRVVCSKHSQISPVLENPFSSIFPKCFFSGSMPINSKKHIQRDYYNTLLQTGDPFSQPIKFPINGLSDVKNTLEDSKNFPSSSKKSEEWPDWSEPEEPENQTVNIQIWHREPCDAVKSQCTTLDMEESSWDDCEPSNLDTKVNPGVGITATKSVTSGEQKPIPALLPLTEESMPWKSSLPQKTSLVQNGDDPDQIKPPKVSSQERPLKVPSELGLGEEFTIQVKKKPVKDPEMDWFADMIPEIKPSAAFLILPELRTEMVPKKDEICPMMQFSSKFAAAEITEGEAEGWEEEGELNWEDNNW